A single Drosophila ananassae strain 14024-0371.13 chromosome 3L, ASM1763931v2, whole genome shotgun sequence DNA region contains:
- the LOC6494433 gene encoding uncharacterized protein LOC6494433 codes for MRFTVWIYLFAICGLTPPLLGGVVQETMDIMQTINHVTKTILKAWDMIEDVPLAEITAGSLIYSRQNQLLDKMSEVNANILELEEQQVRNMDLTIKALRDVWEKTELLYRISRLNDLTTLINLRYNQLSDFEQHRDTLEPITLLKFTQWNVDPSPNSLSTQLEQLHASLYGSGPFAAEQDYSQTLIARLTESFQASPEHMCVAKQSAQQFAFKVFAKTALTELKAYFMMEFSWMVQRQMGRGNFTQELLLMRQNHRKRQDAALEILRQLMGKTGRRYWRCDPAKDRHVEGETFARVTRLLQGYVENEINLNSDQSCWNSCDDYHDTLSNGCYQPEEDLCGQQPPCNGRLYNCAFIDSALTICPASENGTRRYEYIHYGDGTSLGGKSAGCKSKEKEAASWSRWVVMRCHYCFCLCDEPGPKSDRYFNLRASMSDFMRNRIVTGVRFVKSRRVFHLQLQQAQLVPWGAINTSTLEWLPLDDYNVSDADIRNDYDYHTLGPDSRSLDLDEIVANATDQVVTGVRFRIINKHLNLEVRFTPFNFSTGLLVEPQTMSFWLGNNNSHVDGKRQKLVLKEADLPTASEMPSLPLSQTNQYMDFVSSSRQKDVAQNTLPFIDIQEVVPHPAVPLSGLGIFHKGRSGYGGFFAPKVVTYDLAKHLTEPRK; via the coding sequence ATGCGGTTCACAGTGTGGATATACTTATTCGCGATTTGCGGATTGACGCCTCCCCTTCTCGGGGGAGTGGTGCAGGAGACGATGGACATCATGCAGACGATCAACCACGTGACCAAGACGATCCTCAAGGCCTGGGACATGATTGAAGACGTTCCGCTGGCGGAGATCACGGCCGGAAGCTTAATCTACTCGCGGCAGAACCAGTTGTTGGATAAGATGTCTGAGGTCAATGCGAACATCCTCGAGCTGGAGGAGCAGCAGGTTCGTAACATGGACCTGACCATAAAGGCGCTGCGGGATGTGTGGGAAAAAACAGAGCTACTCTACCGGATCAGCCGCTTGAACGACCTGACCACGCTAATAAACCTTCGGTACAACCAGCTGAGCGACTTCGAGCAGCACCGCGACACCCTGGAGCCGATCACCCTGCTCAAGTTCACCCAATGGAACGTCGATCCCAGTCCCAACTCGCTCTCCACGCAGCTGGAGCAGCTGCACGCCAGCCTCTACGGCAGCGGGCCCTTTGCCGCCGAGCAGGACTACTCGCAGACGCTGATCGCGCGGCTCACCGAGAGCTTCCAGGCCTCTCCGGAACATATGTGCGTGGCCAAGCAGTCCGCCCAGCAGTTTGCCTTCAAAGTCTTCGCCAAGACGGCTCTGACGGAGCTGAAGGCCTACTTCATGATGGAGTTCTCCTGGATGGTGCAGCGGCAAATGGGGCGCGGAAACTTCACCCAGGAACTACTGCTCATGCGCCAGAACCACCGGAAGCGGCAGGACGCTGCTCTGGAGATCCTTCGGCAACTGATGGGCAAAACTGGCCGCCGCTACTGGCGTTGTGATCCCGCCAAGGATAGGCATGTGGAGGGAGAGACGTTTGCCCGTGTCACTCGGCTGCTGCAGGGCTACGTGGAGAACGAGATCAACCTGAACAGCGATCAGTCCTGCTGGAACTCGTGCGACGACTACCATGACACTCTTTCGAACGGCTGCTACCAGCCGGAGGAGGATTTGTGTGGCCAGCAACCCCCCTGCAATGGGAGACTCTACAACTGTGCCTTCATCGACTCGGCTCTGACCATTTGCCCAGCCTCAGAGAACGGAACCCGGCGCTATGAATACATCCACTACGGGGACGGCACCTCTCTCGGCGGGAAAAGTGCCGGCTGCAAATCAAAGGAAAAGGAGGCTGCCTCCTGGTCACGCTGGGTCGTCATGCGCTGCCACTACTGCTTCTGCCTGTGCGACGAGCCCGGACCAAAGTCCGATCGCTACTTCAATCTGCGTGCCAGCATGTCGGATTTCATGCGCAACCGGATCGTGACCGGAGTGCGCTTCGTGAAGAGCCGAAGGGTGTTCCATCTGCAACTGCAGCAGGCACAGCTCGTGCCCTGGGGAGCCATAAACACAAGCACTCTGGAGTGGCTACCTCTGGACGACTACAACGTGAGTGACGCCGACATACGGAACGACTACGATTACCACACCTTGGGCCCGGACAGCAGATCCCTGGATCTGGACGAGATTGTGGCCAACGCCACGGACCAAGTAGTCACAGGCGTCCGGTTCCGAATCATCAACAAGCATCTCAACCTGGAGGTGCGCTTTACTCCCTTCAATTTCTCCACTGGCCTGCTTGTGGAGCCGCAGACGATGAGTTTCTGGCTGGGGAACAACAACTCCCATGTCGACGGAAAACGCCAGAAGCTAGTTCTCAAGGAGGCAGATCTGCCAACCGCCTCGGAGATGCCATCGCTGCCGCTCTCCCAGACCAACCAGTACATGGATTTCGTCAGCTCCAGTCGGCAGAAGGACGTGGCCCAGAATACGCTGCCCTTTATTGACATCCAGGAGGTGGTGCCCCACCCCGCTGTACCGTTGTCTGGACTGGGAATTTTCCATAAAGGACGATCTGGGTACGGGGGGTTCTTTGCTCCCAAGGTGGTGACCTATGACTTGGCCAAACACCTAACTGAGCCGCGAAAGTGA
- the LOC6494432 gene encoding uncharacterized protein LOC6494432 codes for MKKSSDFLSLLNNRDLIKTPSGSSIINFLVKPMSVEMTTADKLITGARRQRMMELFEEDRAWEAAELSRFGLSCIKAPDCYPCCTPYECGKVKM; via the exons ATGAAGAAGTCCTCGGATTT cctcTCCCTCCTGAACAATCGCGACCTGATCAAGACTCCCTCGGGCAGTTCAATCATCAACTTCCTGGTGAAGCCTATGAGCGTCGAGATGACCACGGCGGACAAGCTCATCACGGGCGCCCGTCGGCAGCGGATGATGGAGCTGTTCGAGGAGGATCGGGCCTGGGAGGCGGCCGAGCTCTCCCGCTTCGGGCTGAGCTGCATCAAGGCCCCTGACTGCTATCCCTGCTGCACGCCCTACGAGTGCGGCAAGGTCAAGATGTAA
- the LOC6494431 gene encoding uncharacterized protein LOC6494431 — protein MFLRLLRSPNKILSVVRGVGGVPPSALNQTPQRRHACHMASRRLRWKVNFLKALSSLRQRYCLWRLRRLLGVAFDEGGFQVGTRQAAATMIEAVRRADWPCIRSCCTERGSTDIYGLSRDPNPYGTLVRFQSEHLRHALPMRVVRRGIDGRSYVLVDMLFVGLRNLLDFPSVEEQEEMRQQIQSVLSESDAHELVEPVGCRLVVAELVLTFCKELDCKGVREYPMEPDSINNQDNPDAGWLVDAYKMHRFKLVSFSPATFNIRVIEFLKPV, from the coding sequence atgtttttacgGCTTTTGCGCagtcccaacaaaattttgagTGTTGTCCGGGGAGTGGGAGGAGTGCCCCCGTCCGCCCTCAACCAGACGCCCCAACGGCGGCATGCGTGCCACATGGCGAGCCGCAGGCTGAGGTGGAAGGTGAACTTCCTGAAAGCCCTGAGCAGCCTGAGGCAGCGGTACTGCCTGTGGCGCCTCCGCCGGCTACTGGGCGTGGCCTTCGACGAGGGCGGCTTTCAGGTGGGCACCCGACAGGCGGCGGCCACCATGATCGAGGCCGTGCGCCGGGCGGACTGGCCCTGCATCCGGAGCTGCTGCACGGAGCGCGGGTCGACGGACATCTACGGGCTGTCGCGGGACCCGAACCCCTACGGCACCCTGGTCCGCTTCCAGAGCGAGCACCTGCGACACGCCCTGCCCATGCGGGTGGTGCGCCGGGGGATCGACGGACGGAGCTATGTTCTGGTGGACATGCTCTTCGTGGGCCTTCGCAACCTCCTCGACTTCCCCAGCGtcgaggagcaggaggagatGCGCCAGCAGATACAGTCCGTGCTCTCCGAGTCGGACGCCCACGAGCTGGTCGAACCCGTCGGCTGTCGGCTGGTCGTTGCCGAGCTAGTACTCACGTTCTGCAAGGAGCTGGACTGCAAAGGCGTCCGCGAGTATCCCATGGAGCCGGACTCGATTAACAACCAGGACAATCCGGACGCCGGCTGGCTGGTGGACGCCTACAAAATGCACCGCTTCAAGCTCGTCAGCTTCAGCCCGGCCACCTTCAATATTCGGGTTATCGAATTCCTAAAACCGGTTTAG
- the LOC6496139 gene encoding aminopeptidase N, giving the protein MGYSRTPLQSSSLQNDMPTLRILGLILLVPGLAWASYDHYRLPSALEPQHYDLRVLTHLDGGQPRFEGSVNIRLLAREATSNITLHARNLNLIENRTSVTSREETNCVVSTEKVDLYDFYTLKLCRELRAGEVYQLEMHFGAELNDSNAGYYRSNYTDTDTKELHHIAATQFSPTFARQAFPCFDEPSWKATFAITLGFHKNYTGFSNTPVQKKLPHDSLEDYVWWEYEPLLRTSTFLVAYSVHDLTNASTVESKTSNRVTFRNWMQPRLVDQKQFFIQMAPRTLEYLEELFNLSYPLRKIDQLILPHHRFSAMENWGLVTFSEPIHIPVAASVVTQNENEATLAHEYVHQWFGNMVTMRWWDDLWLKEGPSTYFGYLVLDALQPQLRRAEGFIQKDLAKFFKMDSGSSVPAISKEVTDPNTILGQFSTYVYEKGSLIVRMLHRTLGSDVFFSGIRSFLKKYNLQNADQKEFFEAFQELAVSKKVIPEDFDLNKAMESWTLQGGYPLVTLTRNYESGTISLIQSRFLLGPGKENISSCWWVPLSFVRQEASNFSQTIPESWLECPSSESVLQLSDPPGPDEWLILNPQVSSIFRVNYDDRNWLLIANSLKNDPSFGGIYEFNRAQLLDDVSALAEARIRGYDQVFDLFEYLKNETGYHPWNRAVQVLNRRGALLTGQEEVDFKTYMKKLILMVYGRFPKLALASTQPPSPKDVPFQRLVYSQACRFGVKDCLFQARWLTMSHRNGTQLEVSSNFRDVAYCSVLENGGQEEFSEVFQLFQSSTNAADQRIWASALGCCPNFELLEQFLNLTLQSNEKPISKCYMLAVKQALGRRTLTSQTAEHIISHAKLLGRKFQTKDLTGLLVSLAENLQRPEALEELSASLKNFKEFEVPLEKALSLAKTNQQWQKECSGDFSQALRKRI; this is encoded by the exons ATGGGATACTCGCGGACGCCTTTGCAGTCCAGCTCCTTGCAGAAC GACATGCCTACCCTTCGAATCCTGGGGCTCATCCTCCTAGTGCCTGGACTGGCTTGGGCGTCGTACGATCACTACCGCTTGCCCTCCGCCCTGGAGCCCCAGCACTATGACCTGCGCGTCCTGACCCACCTGGATGGCGGGCAGCCACGGTTCGAGGGATCCGTCAACATTCGCCTACTGGCCCGCGAGGCCACATCGAACATCACACTGCACGCCAGGAACCTGAACCTGATTGAGAACCGCACATCGGTGACCTCCAGGGAGGAAACTAACTGCGTGGTCTCAACCGAGAAGGTCGACCTATACGACTTCTATACCCTGAAACTGTGTAGGGAGCTGCGGGCTGGGGAGGTCTACCAGTTGGAGATGCACTTCGGGGCGGAGCTGAACGACTCGAACGCGGGCTACTACCGAAGCAACTACACTGATACCGACACCAAGGAACTGCA CCACATAGCGGCCACCCAGTTCTCGCCGACCTTCGCCCGCCAGGCGTTTCCCTGCTTTGATGAGCCCTCCTGGAAGGCTACCTTTGCCATAACCCTGGGCTTCCACAAGAACTACACTGGCTTCAGCAACACGCCAGTTCAAAAGAAACTGCCTCA CGACAGCCTGGAGGACTATGTTTGGTGGGAGTACGAGCCCCTACTGAGAACCTCCACCTTCTTGGTGGCCTACTCCGTCCACGATCTAACAAATGCATCCACTGTGGAGAGCAAAACATCAAACAGGGTGACATTTAGGAACTGGATGCAGCCCAGGCTCGTGGATCAGAAGCAGTTCTTCATCCAAATGGCGCCCAGAACGCTGGAGTACCTGGAGGAGCTCTTCAACCTGAGCTACCCCTTGAGGAAAATCGACCAACTCATACTGCCCCACCACCGCTTCTCTGCTATGGAGAACTGGGGCCTGGTGACCTTCTCCGAACCAATCCACATCCCAGTTGCTGCTTCGGTTGTGACTCAGAATGAGAATGAAGCGACATTGGCGCACGAGTACGTCCATCAGTGGTTTGGCAACATGGTCACCATGAGGTGGTGGGATGATCTCTGGCTGAAAGAAGGTCCCTCCACGTACTTCGGCTACTTGGTTCTGGATGCCTTGCAGCCCCAGTTGAGGCGGGCAGAAGGGTTTATACAAAAGGACTTGGCCAAGTTCTTCAAAATGGACTCGGGCTCCTCCGTGCCAGCCATATCCAAAGAAGTTACAGATCCCAACACAATACTTGGCCAGTTCTCGACCTATGTCTACGAAAAAGGATCGCTCATCGTTCGGATGCTCCACAGGACACTTGGATCTGACGTCTTCTTCAGTGGCATTCGGtcgtttttgaaaaagtataATTTGCAGAACGCGGATCAGAAGGAATTCTTTGAAGCTTTTCAGGAGCTGGCTGTGAGCAAGAAGGTTATTCCAGAGGACTTTGACCTGAACAAAGCAATGGAGTCCTGGACCTTGCAAGGTGGCTATCCACTGGTAACGCTTACTCGGAACTACGAGTCCGGCACGATAAGCCTCATCCAGTCCAGATTCCTTCTTGGCCCCGGAAAGGAGAATATCTCATCGTGTTGGTGGGTGCCCCTGAGTTTCGTTAGGCAGGAGGCTTCGAACTTTAGCCAGACCATTCCCGAATCGTGGCTGGAGTGTCCCAGTTCTGAATCAGTCTTACAGTTGTCCGACCCTCCAGGCCCCGATGAGTGGCTGATTCTAAATCCCCAGGTTAGCTCTATATTCCGGGTCAACTACGACGATCGCAACTGGCTTTTGATAGCCAACAGCCTTAAAAATGATCCAAGCTTTGGGGGAATCTACGAGTTTAACAGAGCCCAACTGCTGGACGACGTCAGCGCCCTGGCAGAAGCTAGAATACGTGGATATGATCAGGTGTTCGACCTATTCGAGTACCTAAAGAACGAAACCGGCTACCATCCCTGGAACAGAGCCGTTCAAGTCCTAAATCGGCGGGGAGCCTTGTTGACTGGTCAGGAGGAGGTGGATTTTAAG ACCTACATGAAGAAGCTCATCCTTATGGTTTACGGACGCTTCCCAAAGCTGGCGTTGGCTTCAACGCAACCCCCATCTCCAAAGGATGTTCCCTTCCAGCGTTTGGTGTACTCCCAGGCCTGTCGCTTTGGAGTGAAGGACTGCCTCTTCCAGGCCAGGTGGCTGACAATGTCCCATCGCAACGGAACTCAGCTGGAAGTGTCCTCCAATTTCCGGGATGTGGCCTACTGCTCCGTGCTGGAAAACGGTGGCCAGGAGGAGTTCTCCGAAGTGTTccagctcttccaaagctcaaCCAATGCAGCTGACCAGAGGATCTGGGCATCTGCCCTGGGATGCTGCCCCAACTTTGAGCTCTTGGAGCAGTTCCTCAATCTTACCCTGCAATCGAACGAGAAACCCATCAGCAAATGCTACATGTTGGCCGTGAAGCAGGCCCTGGGACGGAGGACATTGACTTCCCAGACGGCGGAACATATCATCAGCCATGCCAAGTTGCTTGG CCGAAAATTCCAGACGAAGGATCTCACCGGTCTCCTGGTCAGTTTGGCGGAGAACCTTCAGAGGCCCGAGGCGTTGGAGGAGCTAAGTGCGAGCTTGAAAAACTTCAAGGAGTTTGAGGTGCCTCTGGAGAAGGCCCTCAGCCTGGCCAAGACAAACCAGCAGTGGCAAAAGGAGTGCTCCGGGGACTTCAGTCAGGCCCTAAGAAAACGTATCTAA
- the LOC6496140 gene encoding bromodomain-containing protein 2, protein MSVKQSSAEINACKAIIKRLFANSYKHLAWIFYEPLDAQLLALYDYHEVVKEPMDLSTVRHRVNSGCYQSAADFAKDVRLIFYNTYLYTKPGHLCYEMAKKLQIVFEEMFAQVATYPAAPGTDSSSSSSDVDSEGASDAEESERSRESSSEASRATSSSYMGASAPEWEQTGLSTFTTEEDLDLHAKIQQLDGEVLLHVIHMVQRLEGAEYCNKELEFDVCKLKVHTKRSILEYLESRGITGKRLARSRPKYN, encoded by the coding sequence ATGTCTGTGAAACAAAGCTCCGCCGAAATAAACGCCTGCAAGGCCATCATAAAGCGCTTGTTCGCCAACTCGTACAAGCACCTGGCGTGGATCTTCTACGAGCCGCTGGACGCCCAGCTGCTGGCCCTCTACGACTACCACGAGGTGGTGAAGGAGCCCATGGACCTCTCCACCGTGCGGCACCGGGTCAATTCCGGCTGCTACCAGAGCGCCGCGGACTTCGCCAAGGACGTGCGCCTGATATTCTACAACACGTACCTGTACACCAAGCCGGGCCACCTGTGCTACGAAATGGCCAAGAAGCTGCAGATTGTCTTTGAGGAGATGTTCGCCCAGGTGGCCACCTACCCGGCCGCCCCTGGAACAGACAGCTCCTCTAGTTCCTCTGATGTTGACTCTGAAGGAGCATCTGATGCCGAGGAGAGTGAGCGGAGCAGGGAGAGCAGCTCCGAGGCCTCCCGcgccacctcatcttcctatATGGGTGCCAGCGCACCCGAGTGGGAGCAGACCGGGCTGAGTACCTTCACCACCGAGGAGGACCTAGACCTGCACGCTAAGATTCAGCAGCTGGACGGTGAGGTTCTGCTCCACGTGATCCACATGGTGCAGCGCTTGGAGGGCGCCGAGTACTGCAACAAGGAGCTGGAGTTCGACGTCTGCAAGCTGAAGGTTCACACCAAGCGGTCCATCCTGGAGTACCTGGAGAGCAGGGGCATCACCGGCAAGAGACTGGCCCGCAGTCGCCCCAAATACAACTGA
- the LOC6494430 gene encoding uncharacterized protein LOC6494430 — MMNVLAKLEEVNKKLNLAAWYTAMSVGQEKLCVRMHNILRDDYEQGTGHNMYQALLTLGLKPVISKDKISRMVQLSRNNVLAFLFFVLEGYYKTCHKDGVFSVNEKLLMIAIAKIDFLPTVRALNAILPEARPSHLDMKRLEAEKRKSEAPKLKSISSAESQPPKFQMRKQKSPYFMSQPKPVQRISKLSTTLPDFVVGFKFWPINGPPNYGKEEDSPWFAEYHLNPGQRLIKQTIDETLERYFKLGQVEKKSHDEATEGEKSSEGNLCLVHRGLVVESQILRDELAVKARDRCLELIDVREPYAKLRRKRILDQLEHDIDIIMERHRRAMRCDQTKVMTIDNLNCILCQQILVSQPWPEPGVKVGRALVGDDLDMAHTAATDTYRGRRLEGGGCGDVDKVHTEATDTYRGSRLEGGGCGDVEKVHTAAMDTYRGIRLAGGGCGGGKKKDPKKGKGKDKDKKKKKKKEEPPPPEPEKKKRPVKKEPQWKPPPRKLVSGTFRMADIDFTKKSERCQAPRQVSECSLPPAPKKTAISFFLAPGKIDAKGRECEMRFSSKRTKKKFFRGTRSNKPYIFKYQRVFQSGQPKPFDLDRILCTSFVKALDKSDSDGSGECGYDCLVSEINIEHEIPPEYDADEAEEEANDQADAENQRLPDLFDPFAPEMTSDSRSTLDRSSEHSQRSHVDHKAEIVEAVVRCAKAIFKKQEMIKRAEMERQERLTPRKALIYKPGEKFDPDNAEQMDKLLKDGLHQLSKDQRYVLASLPDSHKIPQMREWIKRRFGKVYTQKELDASLDEAKKIFEMVTLVQDKTPDPDLMGMDKLKRDQENFNYYKGLKKLANKIKLTYFDVLNSNYMASLNPAWYAMGNYLVPGGPPRQTFFSYMASNPQEIMRAKVWSGQYRDYRQLRYNRTEAARKGK, encoded by the exons ATGATGAATGTCCTAGCGAAGTTGGAGGAGGTCAACAAGAAGCTGAACCTGGCGGCCTGGTACACGGCCATGTCGGTGGGGCAGGAGAAGCTGTGCGTCAGAATGCACAACATCCTGCGGGACGACTACGAGCAGGGAACGGGACACAACATGTACCAGGCGCTGCTCACCCTGGGCCTTAAGCCGGTGATATCCAAGGACAAGATTAGCCGGATGGTCCAGCTGAGCAGGAACAACGTCCTGGCGTTCCTGTTCTTCGTCTTGGAGGGGTACTACAAGACCTGCCACAAGGACGGCGTGTTCAGCGTCAACGAGAAGCTTCTGATGATCGCCATTGCCAAGATTGACTTCCTGCCCACGGTGCGGGCGCTGAACGCCATCCTGCCGGAGGCGAGGCCCAGTCACTTGGACATGAAGCGCCTGGAAGCAGAGAAGCGCAAGTCTGAAGCACCGAAACTGAAGTCAATCTCCTCGGCTGAATCGCAGCCGCCGAAATTCCAGATGCGAAAGCAGAAGTCGCCATACTTTATGTCCCAACCAAAGCCCGTGCAGAGAATCTCCAAGCTGTCCACCACTCTCCCGGACTTCGTGGTGGGCTTCAAGTTCTGGCCCATCAACGGGCCGCCCAACTACGGCAAGGAGGAGGACTCGCCCTGGTTCGCCGAGTACCACCTCAATCCCGGCCAGCGTCTGATCAAGCAGACCATTGACGAGACCCTCGAGCGATACTTCAAGCTGGGTCAGGTGGAGAAAAAGAGCCACGACGAGGCGACGGAGGGGGAGAAGAGCTCCGAGGGGAACTTGTGCCTTGTCCATAGAGGCCTGGTGGTGGAGTCGCAGATCCTGCGGGACGAGCTGGCAGTTAAGGCCCGCGACCGCTGCCTGGAGCTCATCGACGTCAGAGAGCCGTACGCCAAGCTCCGCCGTAAGCGGATCCTGGACCAGCTGGAGCACGACATCGACATCATCATGGAGCGCCATCGCAGGGCCATGCGCTGTGACCAGACCAAGGTGATGACCATCGACAACTTGAACTGCATCCTGTGCCAGCAGATACTTGTATCGCAGCCCTGGCCAGAGCCCGGCGTGAAAGTGGGGCGGGCCTTGGTGGGAGACGATCTAGACATGGCCCACACGGCGGCTACGGACACGTATCGAGGCAGAAGGCTCGAAGGCGGTGGATGCGGAGATGTGGACAAGGTACACACAGAGGCCACGGACACATATCGGGGTAGCAGACTCGAGGGTGGCGGATGTGGTGATGTGGAGAAGGTCCACACGGCGGCCATGGACACGTATCGGGGCATAAGACTCGCGGGTGGCGGTTGCGGCGGCGGCAAG AAAAAGGATCCCAAGAAGGGGAAGGGTAAGGACAAggacaagaaaaagaagaagaagaaggaagaGCCCCCACCACCGGAGCCGGAAAAGAAGAAGAGACCCGTGAAGAAGGAGCCGCAATGGAAGCCACCCCCACGCAAGTTGGTCAGCGGAACATTCCGGATGGCGGACATTGATTTCACAAAGAAGTCCGAGCGGTGCCAGGCACCGCGGCAAGTGTCGGAGTGTTCGCTGCCGCCGGCGCCCAAGAAGACGGCCATCTCGTTCTTCCTGGCTCCGGGGAAAATCGATGCGAAGGGCCGTGAGTGCGAGATGCGGTTCTCCAGCAAGCGGACCAAGAAGAAGTTCTTCCGCGGAACCCGTAGTAACAAGCCGTACATATTCAAGTATCAGCGCGTCTTTCAATCCGGCCAGCCGAAGCCCTTCGACCTGGACCGGATTCTGTGCACGTCGTTCGTCAAGGCGTTGGATAAGTCGGACTCCGACGGATCGGGAGAATGCGGCTACGATTGCCTGGTATCGGAGATAAACATCGAGCACGAGATACCACCCGAATACGATGCGGACGAGGCGGAGGAAGAAGCGAACGACCAGGCAGACGCGGAAAACCAACGGCTGCCCGACCTCTTCGACCCGTTCGCGCCGGAAATGACCTCGGACAGCCGGAGCACCCTGGACCGCTCCAGCGAGCACAGCCAGCGGAGTCACGTCGACCACAAGGCGGAGATCGTGGAGGCGGTGGTGCGATGTGCCAAGGCCATATTCAAGAAGCAGGAGATGATCAAGCGGGCCGAGATGGAGCGGCAGGAGCGCCTGACCCCGCGCAAGGCCCTCATCTACAAGCCCGGCGAAAAGTTCGATCCCGACAACGCCGAACAGATGGACAAGCTCCTTAAGGACGGCCTGCACCAGCTGAGCAAGGACCAGCGCTACGTCCTGGCCAGCCTGCCGGACTCCCACAAGATCCCGCAGATGCGCGAGTGGATAAAGCGGCGCTTCGGCAAGGTCTATACCCAAAAGGAGCTGGATGCCAGCCTGGACGAGGCCAAAAAGATTTTCGAGATGGTAACCCTCGTGCAGGACAAAACTCCTGATCCCGACCTGATGGGCATGGACAAGCTGAAGCGGGATCAGGAGAACTTTAACTACTACAAGGGACTCAAGAAACTG GCCAACAAGATCAAGCTGACCTACTTCGACGTCCTGAACTCCAACTATATGGCCAGCCTGAACCCTGCTTGGTACGCGATGGGCAACTACCTCGTGCCGGGTGGACCGCCGCGCCAGACCTTTTTCTCCTACATGGCCTCGAATCCGCAGGAGATTATGCGGGCCAAGGTCTGGTCCGGGCAGTACCGGGACTACCGCCAGCTCCGCTACAATAGGACAGAGGCGGCTCGCAAGGGCAAGTGA